One genomic segment of Panicum virgatum strain AP13 chromosome 2N, P.virgatum_v5, whole genome shotgun sequence includes these proteins:
- the LOC120658038 gene encoding DIMBOA UDP-glucosyltransferase BX8-like: protein MAGLEQHGDGGHRRRVVLFSLPFHGHLNPMLKLAALLHARGLGVTVLHTCFNAPDPARHPELAFVPIHETLPDEATSPDSDILRKLLALNAACEAAFRAALASLLRGGRRDVACAVVDGQCYAAMGAAGELGVPALALRTDSAAAFRNMLAGPQLRDAGYVPIKGKQAKSNLFFSPHWILDLGVHEPAANVPAEEQLDEPVPGLEPLRVRDLIRVDGRDTDEHCSFVASVAGAVRASVSGIVINTFEAIEAAELAKIQRELSLPAFAVGPLHLLLGQPPPVEQSLHEPDRGCLAWLDARPPRSVLYVSLGSLARVDRGAFEEMAWGLAGSGVPFLWVVRPGSVAGGAAGAGAGAAADEAPPLPDGFEEEVRDRGKIVKWAPQREVLAHAAIGAFWTHCGWNSTLESICEGVPMLVQPCFADQMVTARYVTHEWGVGLEVGEEVVERGMVAKAVREAMAGGGGARMRERAHRLQMQASAAATSSAMDGLVRFILSL from the coding sequence ATGGCCGGACTAGAGcagcacggcgacggcggccaccgccgccgcgtcgtcctCTTCTCCCTGCCGTTCCATGGCCACCTCAACCCGATGCTCAAGCTCGCGGCGCTCCTCCACGCGCGGGGCCTCGGCGTCACCGTCCTCCACACGTGCTTCAACGCCCCCGACCCGGCGCGCCACCCGGAGCTCGCCTTCGTCCCCATCCACGAGACGCTCCCGGACGAGGCCACCTCCCCCGACTCCGACATCCTCAGGAAGCTGCTGGCCCTCAACGCCGCCtgcgaggcggccttccgggcGGCCCTAGCGTCGCTgctgcgcggcggccgccgggacgTCGCGTGCGCGGTGGTCGACGGGCAGTGCTACGCCGCGatgggcgccgccggcgagctcggcgtccccgcgctcgcgctccggacggacagcgccgccgcgttccgGAACATGCTCGCCGGGCCGCAGCTGCGCGACGCCGGCTATGTCCCCATCAAAGGCAAGCAAGCTAAGagcaacctttttttttctccacatTGGATCTTGGATCTCGGCGTTCATGAGCCAGCTGCAAATGTTCCGGCAGAGGAGCAGCTGGACGAGCCGGTGCCGGGCCTCGAGCCGCTCCGCGTGCGGGACCTGATCCGCGTCGACGGCCGCGACACCGACGAGCACTGCAGCTTCGTCGCCTCCGTTGCCGGCGCCGTTCGAGCCTCGGTGTCCGGCATCGTGATCAACACGTTCGAGGCGAtcgaggcggcggagctggccAAGATCCAGCGCGAGCTGTCCCTGCCGGCGTTCGCCGTCGGCCCGCTTCACCTGCTGCTCGGCCAGCCACCGCCGGTGGAGCAAAGCCTGCACGAGCCCGACCGTGGCTGCCTGGCGTGGCTGgacgcgcgcccgccgcgctcCGTGCTGTACGTGAGCCTTGGGAGCCTGGCCCGCGTCGACCGTGGCGCGTTCGAGGAGATGGCGTGGGGGCTGGCCGGCAGCGGCGTGCCGTTCCTCTGGGTCGTCCGGCCGggctcggtggccggcggcgccgccggcgccggcgccggcgccgccgccgacgaggctCCGCCATTGCCGGACGGGTTCGAGGAGGAGGTAAGGGACAGGGGGAAGATCGTGAAATGGGCCCCGCAAAGGGAGGTCTTGGCGCACGCCGCCATTGGCGCGTTCTGGACGCACTGCGGATGGAACTCGACGCTGGAGAGCATCTGCGAAGGCGTGCCCATGCTCGTGCAGCCGTGCTTCGCGGACCAGATGGTCACCGCAAGGTACGTGACGCACGAGTGGGGTGTCGGGCTAGAGGTTGGGGAAGAAGTGGTCGAGAGGGGAATGGTGGCGAAGGCGGTGAGGGAAGCCatggctggtggtggtggagctcgGATGAGGGAGAGGGCACACCGTCTGCAGATGcaagcatctgctgctgctacgAGTTCGGCCATGGACGGTCTAGTCCGGTTCATACTGTCCCTGTGA
- the LOC120658037 gene encoding UDP-glycosyltransferase 76C2-like, whose product MAGEDRRAARVALFPLPFQGHMSPMLQLAGALHARGLAVTVLHTAFNAPDPARRHPGFSFVAVPDAISDAVAATEGGGGLDRVLAMNAAVEAPALAEGVRAVLASMLRSGEPRLACLVIDATLTAVQKAAAGLGLPTLVLHTGSAACFRLFRSYDMLYDKGYLPAQESNLLLPVKELPPLQVRDLFDPSKLPNKEILMKILNLANETTASSSGAIINTFEALEPHELKMIRDELADKGIPVFAIGPLHKLSPADSAAAASILNQDRSCIEWLDTQAPRSVLYVSFGSVVHVTRHELAEVAWGLASSGKPFLWVVRGDLVLGVEKPSELLPEGFENAVKGRGKVVEWAPQQEVLAHPAVGGFWTHSGWNSTLESVYEGVPVLSTPRFGDQLATGRYVGDAWEIGVLLEGALEREKIQRAIATLMEEKEGMGIRERARSLKEKARMCLESGGPSHQAVDMLVNHIYSLSLGSSLLVPL is encoded by the exons ATGGCCGGAGAAGACAGGCGCGCCGCCCGCGTCGCGCTGTTCCCGCTGCCGTTCCAGGGCCACATGAGCCCGAtgctgcagctcgccggcgcgctccACGCGCGGGGGCTCGCCGTCACCGTCCTCCACACGGCCTTCAACGCCCCGgaccccgcgcgccgccacccggGGTTCTCCTTCGTCGCCGTGCCCGACGCCATCTCGGACGCGGTCGCCGCgaccgagggcggcggcggcttggacaGGGTCCTCGCCATGAACGCCGcggtggaggcgccggcgctggccgaGGGCGTCCGCGCCGTGCTCGCGTCGATGCTGAGGTCGGGGGAGCCCCGGTTGGCGTGCCTGGTCATCGACGCCACGCTCACCGCCGTGCAGAAGGCGGCGGCCGGACTCGGGCTGCCGACGCTCGTGCTGCACACCGGCAGCGCCGCCTGCTTCCGGCTGTTCAGGTCCTACGACATGCTCTACGACAAGGGCTACTTGCCAGCGCAAG AGTCCAACCTACTCCTGCCCGTGAAGGAGCTGCCACCACTGCAAGTGCGGGACCTGTTTGACCCCAGCAAACTCCCCAACAAAGaaatcttgatgaagatcttgaATCTGGCCAACGAGACCACGGCAAGTTCTTCCGGCGCCATAATCAACACATTCGAAGCTCTCGAACCCCATGAGCTCAAGATGATCCGGGACGAGCTCGCTGACAAGGGCATCCCGGTTTTCGCCATTGGTCCGCTCCACAAGCTTTCCCCagccgacagcgccgccgcggctagcATCCTCAACCAGGATCGCAGTTGCATCGAGTGGCTAGACACGCAAGCTCCACGCTCCGTGCTGTACGTGAGCTTCGGCAGCGTGGTTCATGTCACTCGACACGAGCTCGCAGAGGTCGCATGGGGCCTAGCGAGCAGCGGGAAGCCGTTTCTATGGGTGGTTCGAGGTGACCTTGTTCTTGGGGTGGAGAAGCCATCGGAGCTGCTGCCGGAGGGGTTCGAGAACGCGGTGAAGGGTAGGGGCAAGGTGGTCGAGTGGGCCCCACAGCAGGAGGTGCTGGCCCACCCTGCCGTCGGCGGCTTCTGGACCCACAGTGGGTGGAACTCGACGCTAGAGAGCGTCTACGAGGGGGTGCCGGTGCTATCGACGCCTCGCTTTGGAGACCAGCTAGCGACCGGAAGGTACGTTGGGGATGCGTGGGAGATAGGGGTTTTGCTGGAGGGTGCGCTGGAACGGGAGAAGATTCAGAGGGCGATCGCCACGCTGATGGAGGAGAAGGAAGGGATGGGGATAAGAGAAAGGGCAAGGAGTTTGAAGGAGAAAGCGCGGATGTGCCTCGAGAGCGGTGGGCCTTCTCATCAGGCCGTTGATATGTTGGTTAATCACATATATAGTCTCTCTTTGGGTTCCTCCTTATTAGTTCCTTTGTAG